A region of the Elusimicrobiota bacterium genome:
CAAGTCGCCCTGATGGGACTGGTTGGTCTCGTCATGCGCGCTGAAGCGGCTGCTCTTGCGCATGATCTTCTCGTAGAAGGGATGCCTCACCGATCGGGAGACCTCCACGACCCGCGTCTTGTTCATGCGGTCCGACACGACGAGGCCGGACATGATCTTGCGCCGGCTACGCTCCACGGCGGTTTCAGGGGACATGGTTGACCTCACGATTTCTGGGGCGCCGGCGCCGCGGCGGCCGTCTTCTTCTCTTGGATCCAGGTCTCGAGCCGGGCCGCGTGGCGGCGCAGGTTGCGCAGCTCCAGCGGGTTCTTGGCCGGCGCGACCCCGTTCTTGAACTTCAGGCGGAAGAGCTTCTCCCGGGCCTGCGTCAACTCGACCCGCAGCTCCGCCGCCGTATGATTGCGCAGGTTCTCTCTTTCCTTGGCCTTCATATGTGCTCCCGCACGACGAACGCGGTGCGGATGGGCAGCTTGAAGGCTGCCACGCGCAGAGCGATCTTGGCCTCTTCCAGGGTGACGCCCTCCATCTCGAAGAGCATGCGTCCGGGCCGCACCACGACGGCCCAGTGGTCCGGGGCACCCTTGCCCTTGCCCATGCGGGTCTCGGCCGGATGCTTGGTGATGGCCTTGTCCGGGAAGACCCGCAGCCACATCTTGCCGCCCTTCTTCATGTGCCGGCTGATGGCGACGCGCGCCGCCTCGATCTGGCGCACGGTCACCCATTTCGGCTCCAGCGCCTTCAAGCCATACTCCCCGAATGCGATG
Encoded here:
- the rpsQ gene encoding 30S ribosomal protein S17, with the protein product MSPETAVERSRRKIMSGLVVSDRMNKTRVVEVSRSVRHPFYEKIMRKSSRFSAHDETNQSHQGDLVEIMGSRPLSRTKRWRVVRVIKAAPRRPAAVETEAKP
- the rplP gene encoding 50S ribosomal protein L16, producing MLMPKRVKYRKPHSHPRIKGPAKKGFSIAFGEYGLKALEPKWVTVRQIEAARVAISRHMKKGGKMWLRVFPDKAITKHPAETRMGKGKGAPDHWAVVVRPGRMLFEMEGVTLEEAKIALRVAAFKLPIRTAFVVREHI
- the rpmC gene encoding 50S ribosomal protein L29 is translated as MKAKERENLRNHTAAELRVELTQAREKLFRLKFKNGVAPAKNPLELRNLRRHAARLETWIQEKKTAAAAPAPQKS